Proteins encoded together in one Coffea arabica cultivar ET-39 chromosome 2c, Coffea Arabica ET-39 HiFi, whole genome shotgun sequence window:
- the LOC113731182 gene encoding uncharacterized protein isoform X1, translating to MMEEICDNVMKKKSGSQEVMDGSDIMELVGNEQVFSNFVDHKFQELDKDCDGKLSVKELQPAVADIGAALGLPARGSSPDSDHIYSEVLNEFTHGKQEKVSKKEFKEVLSDILLGMAAGLKRDPIVILRIDGEDLLEFLKSPSFESEVLSIFSEIELPNASVQDYIIKALEKLTVEQGVPPASDSWVRSNIIEPALQSCGGVPDHPVSQDTFLGELKNVAETVAKLLKEQPVIVAHTENTFDGSGIRRLLSNKFELDKALDTSLQSIPRDRSGKLSKQYLRVALDILAPSSGLPPVGGVDEIDKIINEAFKMLDADEGKLVKEDEFKKLLTEILGSIMLQLEGNPISVSTNSVVHEPFASSSTLLDAPPS from the exons ATGATGGAGGAAATCTGCGATAatgtgatgaagaagaaaagtgGGAGTCAGGAGGTAATGGACGGTTCAGATATAATGGAGTTGGTTGGAAATGAGCAGGTTTTTAGTAACTTTGTGGATCATAAGTTTCAAGAACTGGACAAGGATTGTGACGGTAAACTTTCTGTCAAAGAGTTGCAACCGGCTGTGGCTGACATAGGTGCTGCCCTTGGATTACCCGCTCGGGGATCTTCTCCTGACTCTGATCACATTTATTCCGAG GTTCTTAATGAGTTCACCCacggaaaacaagagaaagtaaGCAAGAAAGAGTTTAAAGAGGTTCTTTCGGACATTTTACTAGGGATGGCAGCTGGCTTAAAACGAGATCCTATTGTAATTCTTCGTATCGATGGTGAAGACCTCCTTGAGTTTCTTAAGAGCCCCAGTTTTGAGTCAGAGGTCCTTTCCATTTTCTCTGAGATAGAACTACCTAATGCATCTGTCCAAGATTACATCATTAAGGCTCTTGAGAAACTTACAGTTGAACAAGGAGTGCCACCTGCTTCAGATTCCTGG GTTAGAAGCAACATCATAGAACCAGCGCTGCAATCTTGTGGTGGTGTCCCTGATCACCCTGTTTCACAAGACACATTTCTTGGTGAGCTCAAGAATGTTGCAGAGACTGTTGCAAAACTTCTGAAAGAGCAGCCTGTGATTGTTGCGCATACTGAGAATACATTTGATGGAAGTGGTATAAGAAGATTGCTATCCAACAAATTTGAGCTGGATAAG GCTCTGGATACTTCTTTACAAAGTATTCCAAGAGATCGCAGTGGAAAATTGTCAAAACAATATCTGCGTGTTGCTCTTGATATTCTGGCCCCATCATCTGGCTTACCTCCAGTGGGTGGTGTTGATGAG ATCGACAAAATCATAAATGAAGCTTTCAAGATGTTAGATGCGGATGAGGGGAAGTTGGTTAAAGAAGATGAGTTTAAGAAGCTTCTGACTGAAATACTTGGGAGTATCATGCTGCAACTGGAGGGCAATCCAATATCTGTTTCCACAAACTCTGTCGTGCATGAGCCATTTGCCTCCTCCTCCACGCTTTTGGATGCTCCTCCTTCGTAA
- the LOC140035068 gene encoding COBRA-like protein 1, whose translation MELLLYRLCCSNLFYVLLVIIICRLSDCYDPLDPNGNITVSFDILQYTSDGYVARITIQNFYLYRHVDKPGWRIGWTWSQNEVIWSMSGAFATHQGNCSSFKFQTPHSCMKYPDILDWMPDALPQNRSDACCKGGILDAWAINPSKSFSSFEMTVGNLGGNPTGYRPLNLTLLAPGPGYTCSPIIDTDPTVSSVVGGRREEQVYRTWKSTCTFSSYLANKTPVCCVSLSTFYNAAITACPNCSCGCRESDQSRTLCTSQGMSPSDLVSDTDILQCTDHMCPLRVHWHIKNNFLDHWRVKLTISNYNLGRNYSNWNVLVQHPGFSQNSTSYSFNSIVLPTIGVPDEVALFWGIEYYNDELLQADKVQVGSVTTEILLRKDMDSFTLRNGWAFPRRIYFNGENCEMPLPDTFPMLPNGGSRIDPPHWSLLPIVVYLTYKISGFRF comes from the exons ATGGAGTTGCTACTTTATCGATTGTGTTGTTCAAACCTGTTTTATGTATTACTAGTGATCATAATCTGCAGATTATCAG ATTGTTACGACCCTCTGGATCCAAATGGAAACATTACAGTCTCCTTTGACATATTGCAGTATACATCTGATGGCTATGTG GCAAGAATAACCATCCAAAATTTCTATTTGTACCGGCATGTGGACAAGCCTGGGTGGAGAATTGGGTGGACTTGGTCTCAAAATGAAGTTATTTGGTCAATGTCTGGTGCTTTTGCTACACATCAAGGGAACTGTTCGTCTTTCAAGTTTCAGACACCGCATTCCTGCATGAAATATCCTGATATACTCGATTGGATGCCAGATGCACTGCCACAGAACAGGTCAGATGCTTGTTGCAAAGGTGGCATACTTGATGCCTGGGCTATCAATCCTTCAAAGTCATTCTCATCCTTTGAGATGACAGTTGGCAATTTAGGAGGAAATCCCACTGGTTACAGGCCTCTTAACCTTACCCTACTTGCTCCAGGACCAGGTTACACATGCAGTCCAATCATCGATACTGATCCTACAGTTTCTTCAGTCGTCGGTGGTAGAAGAGAGGAGCAAGTTTACA GGACATGGAAATCAACATGCACATTCTCGAGTTATTTGGCTAACAAGACGCCAGTCTGTTGTGTTTCACTGTCAACATTTTACAATGCTGCCATTACTGCATGTCCGAACTGCAGCTGCGGATGCAGGGAATCTGATCAGAGTAGAACACTGTGCACAAG TCAAGGCATGTCTCCCTCAGATTTGGTGAGCGATACCGATATACTCCAATGCACTGACCATATGTGTCCTCTTCGGGTTCACTGGCATATTAAGAACAACTTCCTGGATCACTGGAGGGTCAAACTGACAATCTCCAATTACAATCTGGGGAGAAATTACTCAAACTGGAATGTGTTGGTTCAGCATCCAGGTTTTAGCCAAAACAGCACCAGTTACAGCTTCAATAGCATAGTTCTTCCTACTATTGGTGTTCCAG ATGAGGTTGCTCTCTTCTGGGGTATTGAATACTACAATGACGAACTGCTACAAGCAGATAAAGTGCAAGTGGGTTCAGTTACTACAGAGATTCTTTTGCGCAAGGATATGGATTCATTTACTCTTCGAAATGGATGGGCTTTTCCTAGAAGAATCTATTTCAATGGTGAGAACTGTGAGATGCCTCTTCCTGACACTTTCCCAATGCTGCCAAATGGGGGCTCCAGGATAGATCCTCCTCATTGGAGTCTGCTCCCAATTGTGGTATATTTAACTTACAAAATATCTGGTTTTCGGTTTTGA
- the LOC113731182 gene encoding uncharacterized protein isoform X2 gives MMEEICDNVMKKKSGSQEVMDGSDIMELVGNEQVFSNFVDHKFQELDKDCDGKLSVKELQPAVADIGAALGLPARGSSPDSDHIYSEVLNEFTHGKQEKVSKKEFKEVLSDILLGMAAGLKRDPIVILRIDGEDLLEFLKSPSFESEVLSIFSEIELPNASVQDYIIKALEKLTVEQGVPPASDSWVRSNIIEPALQSCGGVPDHPVSQDTFLGELKNVAETVAKLLKEQPVIVAHTENTFDGSGIRRLLSNKFELDKIDKIINEAFKMLDADEGKLVKEDEFKKLLTEILGSIMLQLEGNPISVSTNSVVHEPFASSSTLLDAPPS, from the exons ATGATGGAGGAAATCTGCGATAatgtgatgaagaagaaaagtgGGAGTCAGGAGGTAATGGACGGTTCAGATATAATGGAGTTGGTTGGAAATGAGCAGGTTTTTAGTAACTTTGTGGATCATAAGTTTCAAGAACTGGACAAGGATTGTGACGGTAAACTTTCTGTCAAAGAGTTGCAACCGGCTGTGGCTGACATAGGTGCTGCCCTTGGATTACCCGCTCGGGGATCTTCTCCTGACTCTGATCACATTTATTCCGAG GTTCTTAATGAGTTCACCCacggaaaacaagagaaagtaaGCAAGAAAGAGTTTAAAGAGGTTCTTTCGGACATTTTACTAGGGATGGCAGCTGGCTTAAAACGAGATCCTATTGTAATTCTTCGTATCGATGGTGAAGACCTCCTTGAGTTTCTTAAGAGCCCCAGTTTTGAGTCAGAGGTCCTTTCCATTTTCTCTGAGATAGAACTACCTAATGCATCTGTCCAAGATTACATCATTAAGGCTCTTGAGAAACTTACAGTTGAACAAGGAGTGCCACCTGCTTCAGATTCCTGG GTTAGAAGCAACATCATAGAACCAGCGCTGCAATCTTGTGGTGGTGTCCCTGATCACCCTGTTTCACAAGACACATTTCTTGGTGAGCTCAAGAATGTTGCAGAGACTGTTGCAAAACTTCTGAAAGAGCAGCCTGTGATTGTTGCGCATACTGAGAATACATTTGATGGAAGTGGTATAAGAAGATTGCTATCCAACAAATTTGAGCTGGATAAG ATCGACAAAATCATAAATGAAGCTTTCAAGATGTTAGATGCGGATGAGGGGAAGTTGGTTAAAGAAGATGAGTTTAAGAAGCTTCTGACTGAAATACTTGGGAGTATCATGCTGCAACTGGAGGGCAATCCAATATCTGTTTCCACAAACTCTGTCGTGCATGAGCCATTTGCCTCCTCCTCCACGCTTTTGGATGCTCCTCCTTCGTAA
- the LOC113731182 gene encoding uncharacterized protein isoform X3 produces the protein MMEEICDNVMKKKSGSQEVMDGSDIMELVGNEQVFSNFVDHKFQELDKDCDGKLSVKELQPAVADIGAALGLPARGSSPDSDHIYSEVLNEFTHGKQEKVSKKEFKEVLSDILLGMAAGLKRDPIVILRIDGEDLLEFLKSPSFESEVLSIFSEIELPNASVQDYIIKALEKLTVEQGVPPASDSWVRSNIIEPALQSCGGVPDHPVSQDTFLGELKNVAETVAKLLKEQPVIVAHTENTFDGSGIRRLLSNKFELDKALDTSLQSIPRDRSGKLSKQYLRVALDILAPSSGLPPVGGVDEEQSSSLVQFQLEPGYFSG, from the exons ATGATGGAGGAAATCTGCGATAatgtgatgaagaagaaaagtgGGAGTCAGGAGGTAATGGACGGTTCAGATATAATGGAGTTGGTTGGAAATGAGCAGGTTTTTAGTAACTTTGTGGATCATAAGTTTCAAGAACTGGACAAGGATTGTGACGGTAAACTTTCTGTCAAAGAGTTGCAACCGGCTGTGGCTGACATAGGTGCTGCCCTTGGATTACCCGCTCGGGGATCTTCTCCTGACTCTGATCACATTTATTCCGAG GTTCTTAATGAGTTCACCCacggaaaacaagagaaagtaaGCAAGAAAGAGTTTAAAGAGGTTCTTTCGGACATTTTACTAGGGATGGCAGCTGGCTTAAAACGAGATCCTATTGTAATTCTTCGTATCGATGGTGAAGACCTCCTTGAGTTTCTTAAGAGCCCCAGTTTTGAGTCAGAGGTCCTTTCCATTTTCTCTGAGATAGAACTACCTAATGCATCTGTCCAAGATTACATCATTAAGGCTCTTGAGAAACTTACAGTTGAACAAGGAGTGCCACCTGCTTCAGATTCCTGG GTTAGAAGCAACATCATAGAACCAGCGCTGCAATCTTGTGGTGGTGTCCCTGATCACCCTGTTTCACAAGACACATTTCTTGGTGAGCTCAAGAATGTTGCAGAGACTGTTGCAAAACTTCTGAAAGAGCAGCCTGTGATTGTTGCGCATACTGAGAATACATTTGATGGAAGTGGTATAAGAAGATTGCTATCCAACAAATTTGAGCTGGATAAG GCTCTGGATACTTCTTTACAAAGTATTCCAAGAGATCGCAGTGGAAAATTGTCAAAACAATATCTGCGTGTTGCTCTTGATATTCTGGCCCCATCATCTGGCTTACCTCCAGTGGGTGGTGTTGATGAG GAACAGTCTTCAAGCTTGGTGCAGTTTCAGCTCGAACCTGGGTACTTCTCAGGCTGA
- the LOC113731182 gene encoding uncharacterized protein isoform X4, with amino-acid sequence MMEEICDNVMKKKSGSQEVMDGSDIMELVGNEQVFSNFVDHKFQELDKDCDGKLSVKELQPAVADIGAALGLPARGSSPDSDHIYSEVLNEFTHGKQEKVSKKEFKEVLSDILLGMAAGLKRDPIVILRIDGEDLLEFLKSPSFESEVLSIFSEIELPNASVQDYIIKALEKLTVEQGVPPASDSWVRSNIIEPALQSCGGVPDHPVSQDTFLGELKNVAETVAKLLKEQPVIVAHTENTFDGSGIRRLLSNKFELDKALDTSLQSIPRDRSGKLSKQYLRVALDILAPSSGLPPVGGVDESSSLVQFQLEPGYFSG; translated from the exons ATGATGGAGGAAATCTGCGATAatgtgatgaagaagaaaagtgGGAGTCAGGAGGTAATGGACGGTTCAGATATAATGGAGTTGGTTGGAAATGAGCAGGTTTTTAGTAACTTTGTGGATCATAAGTTTCAAGAACTGGACAAGGATTGTGACGGTAAACTTTCTGTCAAAGAGTTGCAACCGGCTGTGGCTGACATAGGTGCTGCCCTTGGATTACCCGCTCGGGGATCTTCTCCTGACTCTGATCACATTTATTCCGAG GTTCTTAATGAGTTCACCCacggaaaacaagagaaagtaaGCAAGAAAGAGTTTAAAGAGGTTCTTTCGGACATTTTACTAGGGATGGCAGCTGGCTTAAAACGAGATCCTATTGTAATTCTTCGTATCGATGGTGAAGACCTCCTTGAGTTTCTTAAGAGCCCCAGTTTTGAGTCAGAGGTCCTTTCCATTTTCTCTGAGATAGAACTACCTAATGCATCTGTCCAAGATTACATCATTAAGGCTCTTGAGAAACTTACAGTTGAACAAGGAGTGCCACCTGCTTCAGATTCCTGG GTTAGAAGCAACATCATAGAACCAGCGCTGCAATCTTGTGGTGGTGTCCCTGATCACCCTGTTTCACAAGACACATTTCTTGGTGAGCTCAAGAATGTTGCAGAGACTGTTGCAAAACTTCTGAAAGAGCAGCCTGTGATTGTTGCGCATACTGAGAATACATTTGATGGAAGTGGTATAAGAAGATTGCTATCCAACAAATTTGAGCTGGATAAG GCTCTGGATACTTCTTTACAAAGTATTCCAAGAGATCGCAGTGGAAAATTGTCAAAACAATATCTGCGTGTTGCTCTTGATATTCTGGCCCCATCATCTGGCTTACCTCCAGTGGGTGGTGTTGATGAG TCTTCAAGCTTGGTGCAGTTTCAGCTCGAACCTGGGTACTTCTCAGGCTGA
- the LOC113731183 gene encoding uncharacterized protein, with translation MAADAGNVYVNMEEESHAAGNRIQPMSIAPAPAQWTADEKKQSSFSLSERLGLDEFLSLNVWRASVGELLGSAVLVFMIDTIVISTIETDVKMPNLILSILVAIIIAILLLAVHPVSGGHINPIISFSAALVGLISMSRAIIYIIAQCAGGVLGALALKAVVSSNIERTFSLGGCTLTVIAPGPQGPVTIGLETAQAFWLEVFCSFVFLFASVWMAYDHRQRNSIGLIPVFSIIGIVLGLLVFVSTTVTATKGYAGAGMNPARCFGAAVVRGGHLWEEHWIFWAGPAVACFAFYVYTRIIPNNHFHAEGFKHDFFGILRTISRLER, from the exons ATGGCTGCAGATGCTGGAAATGTATACGTTAACATGGAAGAAGAAAGCCATGCTGCCGGAAATAGAATACAACCTATGTCTATTGCTCCCGC ACCAGCACAGTGGACTGCtgatgaaaagaaacaatcatctTTCAGCCTGAGCGAAAGGCTAGGCTTGGACGAGTTTCTCTCCTTAAAT GTCTGGAGAGCATCTGTAGGGGAACTTCTTGGCTCAGCCGTTTTGGTCTTCATGATTGACACCATAGTCATATCAACCATCGAGACAGATGTGAAAATGCCAAACCTGATTTTATCAATTCTCGTGGCCATTATCATTGCGATTCTTCTACTAGCCGTGCATCCAGTTTCTGGAGGCCACATAAACCCCATCATCTCATTCTCCGCGGCATTAGTCGGGCTTATATCAATGTCGCGCGCCATAATCTATATCATCGCTCAATGTGCGGGCGGCGTGCTAGGGGCACTAGCACTTAAAGCGGTGGTTAGCAGTAACATCGAAAGAACCTTCTCACTGGGAGGTTGCACCCTCACCGTAATAGCACCGGGTCCCCAAGGGCCAGTGACAATAGGCCTGGAGACTGCCCAGGCGTTTTGGCTGGAGGTCTTTTGTAGCTTCGTGTTCTTGTTCGCTTCAGTCTGGATGGCATACGACCATCGTCAGAGAAACTCCATTGGCCTGATTCCTGTTTTCTCAATCATCGGAATCGTGCTGGGTCTTCTGGTGTTTGTATCGACGACAGTCACTGCTACTAAGGGTTATGCGGGCGCAGGGATGAACCCTGCTAGGTGTTTCGGCGCAGCAGTTGTTAGAGGAGGCCACCTGTGGGAGGAGCACTGGATATTCTGGGCAGGGCCTGCTGTAGCTTGTTTTGCATTCTACGTTTACACGCGGATCATTCCTAATAATCATTTTCATGCAGAAGGGTTCAAGCATGATTTCTTTGGCATCCTAAGGACTATTAGCAGGCTGGAACGTTAA
- the LOC113731182 gene encoding uncharacterized protein isoform X5 yields the protein MMEEICDNVMKKKSGSQEVMDGSDIMELVGNEQVFSNFVDHKFQELDKDCDGKLSVKELQPAVADIGAALGLPARGSSPDSDHIYSEVLNEFTHGKQEKVSKKEFKEVLSDILLGMAAGLKRDPIVILRIDGEDLLEFLKSPSFESEVLSIFSEIELPNASVQDYIIKALEKLTVEQGVPPASDSWVRSNIIEPALQSCGGVPDHPVSQDTFLGELKNVAETVAKLLKEQPVIVAHTENTFDGSGIRRLLSNKFELDKALDTSLQSIPRDRSGKLSKQYLRVALDILAPSSGLPPVGGVDENLYLA from the exons ATGATGGAGGAAATCTGCGATAatgtgatgaagaagaaaagtgGGAGTCAGGAGGTAATGGACGGTTCAGATATAATGGAGTTGGTTGGAAATGAGCAGGTTTTTAGTAACTTTGTGGATCATAAGTTTCAAGAACTGGACAAGGATTGTGACGGTAAACTTTCTGTCAAAGAGTTGCAACCGGCTGTGGCTGACATAGGTGCTGCCCTTGGATTACCCGCTCGGGGATCTTCTCCTGACTCTGATCACATTTATTCCGAG GTTCTTAATGAGTTCACCCacggaaaacaagagaaagtaaGCAAGAAAGAGTTTAAAGAGGTTCTTTCGGACATTTTACTAGGGATGGCAGCTGGCTTAAAACGAGATCCTATTGTAATTCTTCGTATCGATGGTGAAGACCTCCTTGAGTTTCTTAAGAGCCCCAGTTTTGAGTCAGAGGTCCTTTCCATTTTCTCTGAGATAGAACTACCTAATGCATCTGTCCAAGATTACATCATTAAGGCTCTTGAGAAACTTACAGTTGAACAAGGAGTGCCACCTGCTTCAGATTCCTGG GTTAGAAGCAACATCATAGAACCAGCGCTGCAATCTTGTGGTGGTGTCCCTGATCACCCTGTTTCACAAGACACATTTCTTGGTGAGCTCAAGAATGTTGCAGAGACTGTTGCAAAACTTCTGAAAGAGCAGCCTGTGATTGTTGCGCATACTGAGAATACATTTGATGGAAGTGGTATAAGAAGATTGCTATCCAACAAATTTGAGCTGGATAAG GCTCTGGATACTTCTTTACAAAGTATTCCAAGAGATCGCAGTGGAAAATTGTCAAAACAATATCTGCGTGTTGCTCTTGATATTCTGGCCCCATCATCTGGCTTACCTCCAGTGGGTGGTGTTGATGAG AATCTGTATTTGGCTTAA
- the LOC113728641 gene encoding putative HVA22-like protein g, with product MMGSLLTRPLLMVFGYVYPAYECFKTLEKDEPDIDQLLFWCQYWILLAAFTVFERVGDLFMSWLPLYGEAKFALCVYLWYPGTRGTTNVYSCFLKPCIAKHEKEIDRNLLRMKNRLMMLGMLLWQKAACYGQTKFFEILQFASSQPGSRSPPDTAHNSRGKEN from the exons ATGATGGGTTCTTTGCTTACGAGACCACTATT GATGGTTTTCGGATATGTTTATCCAGCATATGAATGCTTTAAGACGCTGGAAAAAGATGAGCCAGACATCGATCAGCTTCTGTTTTGGTGTCAATACTG GATTTTACTTGCAGCCTTCACAGTATTTGAAAGAGTTGGAGACCTGTTTATGTCATG GTTACCTCTGTATGGTGAAGCTAAGTTTGCATTGTGCGTCTACCTGTGGTATCCTGGAACAAGA GGAACAACAAATGTGTACAGTTGTTTTCTCAAGCCATGTATCGCCAAGCATGAGAAGGAGATTGATCGCAATCTGCTACGCATGAAAAATAGGTTGATGATGCTAGGGATGTTGCTTTGGCAGAAGGCTGCGTGTTATGGACAGACTAAATTCTTTGAGATTTTGCAGTTTGCTTCTTCTCAGCCAGGGTCAAGGTCTCCACCAGATACAGCTCATAATTCCAGGGGGAAGGAAAACTAA
- the LOC140035069 gene encoding uncharacterized protein — MAADAGNVYVNMEEESQAAGNRMQPMSTTPVPAQWTADEKKQTAFSLSERLGLDEFLSLNVWRAALGELLGTAVLVFMFDTIVISTLETDVKMPNLILSILLAIIIAILLLAVDPVSGGHINPIVSFSAGLIGLISMSRAIIYIIAQCAGGVLGALALKAVVSSNIERTFSLAGCTLTVIAPGPEGPVTKGLEAAQAFWLEAFCSFVFLFASIWILFDHRQRNSIGMIRVFSIIGIVLGLLVFVSTTVTATKGYAGAGMNPARCFGAAVVRGGHLWEGHWIFWAGPAVACLAFYVYTLIIPDDHFHVEGYKHDFFGILRTISGLER; from the exons ATGGCTGCAGATGCTGGAAATGTATACGTTAACATGGAAGAAGAAAGCCAAGCTGCTGGAAATAGAATGCAACCTATGTCTACTACTCCCGT ACCAGCACAGTGGACTGCTGATGAAAAGAAGCAAACAGCTTTCAGTCTGAGTGAAAGGCTAGGCTTGGACGAGTTTCTCTCCTTAAAT GTCTGGAGAGCAGCTCTAGGGGAACTTCTTGGCACAGCAGTTTTGGTCTTCATGTTTGACACCATTGTCATATCAACCCTCGAGACCGATGTGAAAATGCCAAACCTGATTTTGTCAATTCTCCTGGCCATTATCATCGCAATTCTTCTACTAGCCGTGGATCCAGTATCTGGAGGCCACATAAACCCCATCGTCTCATTCTCTGCGGGATTGATCGGTCTAATCTCAATGTCGCGTGCCATAATCTATATCATCGCTCAATGTGCGGGCGGGGTGCTGGGAGCACTAGCACTGAAAGCGGTGGTTAGCAGTAACATCGAAAGAACCTTCTCACTGGCAGGTTGCACCCTTACCGTAATTGCACCAGGTCCCGAAGGGCCAGTCACAAAAGGCCTGGAGGCCGCCCAGGCGTTTTGGCTCGAGGCCTTTTGTAGCTTCGTGTTCTTGTTCGCTTCAATCTGGATTTTATTCGACCATCGTCAGAGAAACTCCATTGGCATGATTCGTGTTTTCTCAATCATCGGAATCGTGCTGGGTCTTCTGGTGTTTGTATCGACGACGGTCACTGCCACTAAGGGTTATGCGGGGGCGGGGATGAACCCTGCTAGGTGTTTTGGTGCAGCAGTTGTTAGAGGAGGCCACCTGTGGGAAGGGCACTGGATATTCTGGGCAGGGCCTGCCGTGGCTTGTCTTGCGTTCTACGTTTACACGCTAATCATTCCTGATGATCATTTTCATGTAGAAGGGTACAAACATGATTTCTTTGGCATCCTAAGGACTATTAGCGGACTGGAACGTTAA